Proteins found in one Kangiella sediminilitoris genomic segment:
- a CDS encoding c-type cytochrome, with translation MRKLAIFAFVFVAWSAPGIAGDAAKGAELAATCAACHGQDGNSSNPMWPKLAGQSEKYLEKQLHDFQAGIKDQSQGRYNASMATPMISDLSDEDIADLAAYFSEQETQMGAVKKEFLDLGKKIYFQGDAERKVPACSACHGATGQGLNLAGYPGLSGQHPEYTISQLKAFSHGERNNDANGVMRDIAIRMSDQQIEAVAHFVLGLH, from the coding sequence ATGAGAAAGTTAGCTATTTTTGCTTTTGTTTTTGTAGCGTGGAGTGCTCCTGGTATTGCTGGTGATGCAGCTAAGGGTGCTGAATTAGCAGCAACGTGTGCGGCTTGCCATGGTCAGGATGGTAATAGCAGCAACCCTATGTGGCCTAAGCTTGCGGGACAAAGCGAGAAATACCTAGAGAAACAGCTTCATGACTTCCAGGCTGGTATTAAAGATCAGTCACAAGGTCGTTATAACGCTTCTATGGCAACGCCGATGATTTCTGATTTGAGTGATGAAGATATTGCTGATTTAGCAGCATATTTCTCAGAACAGGAAACTCAGATGGGCGCAGTGAAAAAAGAATTCTTGGACCTTGGCAAGAAGATTTACTTCCAGGGTGATGCTGAGCGTAAGGTTCCAGCATGTAGTGCATGTCACGGTGCAACAGGCCAAGGGCTGAACTTGGCTGGCTACCCTGGTTTGTCAGGACAGCACCCTGAATATACTATTAGTCAATTAAAAGCGTTCTCACATGGTGAGCGTAATAATGACGCGAATGGTGTAATGCGAGATATTGCGATTCGCATGTCGGATCAGCAAATTGAAGCTGTTGCTCATTTTGTACTAGGCTTGCACTAA
- a CDS encoding TRAP transporter large permease — translation MLELMPLLLFLAVCAVLLWGYPVAFSLAGTSLVFAAIGALTGMIEPVQLNFMAGRLFKIMDRSTLIAVPLFIFMGLMLERTKIAEDLLESMATLFGKLRGGMGFAVTIVGMLLAASTGIVGATVVTMGLLSLPAMLKRGYKPELATGVICASGTLGQIIPPSIVLVLLGDVLANAMTEAKSQGLQTDQVASIGDLFMGAVIPGMLLVIGYMMYIAFVAWRKPQAAPAMDIERSELNQAMWRALKSLSLPLILIVAVLGSILYGIATPTEAAAIGAFGAMLLAAMRKQVTLERLRDVMQSTVKTTSMVFLILIGASIFSLVFRMYGGDEMIRHFFTDLPGGLFTALLIIMIVMFLLGFILDFIEITFVVVPIVGPVLLMMGADPIWLGVLIAINLQTSFLTPPFGFALFYLRGVAPKQIRTAQIYRGVIPFIGIQATVLALIAFWPELSTWLPSVVG, via the coding sequence ATGCTTGAGTTAATGCCTCTACTTTTATTTTTGGCTGTTTGTGCAGTACTGCTATGGGGCTATCCGGTAGCCTTTTCCCTGGCCGGTACCTCTCTGGTGTTTGCCGCAATTGGTGCCTTGACCGGAATGATCGAGCCAGTACAACTTAACTTTATGGCCGGCCGTTTATTTAAGATCATGGACCGAAGTACTCTCATAGCAGTCCCGCTGTTTATTTTTATGGGCCTGATGCTGGAGCGCACAAAAATCGCCGAAGATTTGCTGGAATCCATGGCTACTCTTTTTGGCAAGCTTCGGGGTGGCATGGGCTTTGCAGTAACCATAGTAGGAATGTTACTCGCTGCAAGTACGGGCATCGTAGGTGCAACTGTCGTTACCATGGGCCTGCTTTCACTGCCTGCAATGCTAAAGCGTGGATATAAGCCTGAGCTCGCCACTGGTGTTATCTGCGCCTCGGGTACCCTCGGTCAAATTATCCCTCCTTCAATTGTACTGGTCCTTCTGGGAGACGTTCTGGCCAACGCCATGACCGAAGCAAAGAGCCAGGGTCTACAAACGGACCAGGTGGCTTCGATAGGCGATCTGTTTATGGGCGCCGTTATTCCAGGAATGTTACTGGTCATTGGCTACATGATGTATATCGCCTTTGTAGCCTGGCGTAAACCACAGGCTGCCCCAGCCATGGATATTGAACGCTCTGAGCTGAATCAGGCTATGTGGCGCGCCCTCAAAAGTTTGTCGCTGCCATTGATTCTTATAGTCGCAGTATTAGGCTCAATTCTTTATGGTATTGCTACGCCGACAGAGGCCGCCGCCATTGGTGCCTTTGGTGCCATGCTTTTAGCTGCTATGCGAAAACAAGTCACTCTTGAACGCCTAAGAGATGTTATGCAGTCAACGGTAAAAACCACCAGCATGGTTTTCCTGATTTTAATTGGTGCTTCGATTTTCTCACTGGTGTTCCGGATGTACGGTGGTGACGAAATGATTCGCCACTTCTTTACTGACCTGCCAGGCGGACTCTTTACAGCATTACTGATCATCATGATTGTGATGTTCCTGCTTGGTTTTATTCTCGACTTTATCGAGATTACCTTTGTTGTGGTTCCAATCGTAGGTCCTGTACTATTGATGATGGGTGCCGATCCAATCTGGCTTGGTGTATTAATAGCTATCAATTTACAAACGTCTTTCCTAACACCTCCGTTTGGCTTTGCCTTATTCTATTTGCGAGGCGTTGCACCCAAACAGATTCGCACCGCTCAAATATATCGAGGCGTCATTCCTTTTATTGGGATTCAGGCTACTGTCCTTGCCTTAATTGCTTTTTGGCCTGAACTATCTACCTGGCTACCTTCAGTAGTGGGTTGA
- the murI gene encoding glutamate racemase has product MNRNPIGIFDSGVGGLSIYQSIRKHLPKENCAYFADSAFAPYGKLPKEELHKRCQHIADFFIERNVKAMVIACNTATAIMADWLRTEYDLPIVALEPAIKPAASLTRTGHIGVFATENTLHSQRYQRLVVEYARDKSIHQVACHGFVEQVEKGELDSPETIELIKQYLNPLLNYKVDTLVLGCTHYPFLAPSIKKVAGNSPLKLLDTADAVSLQLTRVLAQHEIFNESPHQQDLFFTSASEDKAQIIFSKLLKRPVKVQKG; this is encoded by the coding sequence ATGAATCGTAACCCAATAGGTATTTTCGACTCTGGTGTTGGTGGTCTGTCCATCTATCAATCTATTCGAAAACACTTGCCTAAGGAAAATTGCGCCTATTTTGCAGATTCCGCTTTTGCCCCCTATGGGAAACTTCCGAAAGAGGAACTGCATAAACGCTGCCAGCATATCGCTGATTTTTTTATAGAGCGGAATGTAAAGGCCATGGTTATTGCCTGCAACACCGCGACAGCTATCATGGCTGACTGGCTTAGAACAGAATACGATCTTCCAATTGTCGCGTTAGAGCCTGCAATAAAACCTGCCGCATCATTAACTCGCACAGGTCATATTGGTGTATTCGCAACTGAAAATACACTCCATAGTCAACGCTATCAGCGCCTTGTCGTCGAGTATGCACGCGATAAATCCATACATCAGGTTGCCTGTCACGGTTTTGTTGAACAAGTTGAGAAAGGTGAGCTTGACAGCCCTGAAACTATTGAGCTAATCAAACAGTACCTGAATCCTCTATTAAACTATAAGGTAGATACCCTTGTACTTGGTTGCACCCACTATCCATTTCTAGCGCCAAGCATCAAAAAAGTTGCCGGTAACTCCCCTCTTAAACTTCTCGACACTGCCGATGCAGTGTCACTTCAGTTAACCCGTGTGCTTGCGCAACATGAAATATTTAATGAAAGCCCTCATCAACAGGATCTTTTCTTCACCAGCGCATCAGAAGACAAAGCGCAAATAATATTTAGCAAATTACTGAAGCGTCCGGTTAAGGTACAAAAGGGCTAA
- a CDS encoding TRAP transporter small permease subunit: MLKIATLKTLSLFDMITEWIGRLISWLTLFMVLTVILVLALRNWFDLSAIALQESVNYMHATVFMLGAAFALKYNDHVRVDVFYQNFSPRKKAIVNMLGFLLLLLPVCLFIFIYCKDYVLFSWALREDSNQPGGIPFMYIFKSLLLAMPVALIIQGFSDFLKCLAYLCGWTETPPLLESSQHEEANHA, encoded by the coding sequence ATGCTTAAAATAGCGACCCTTAAAACACTTTCTTTATTCGATATGATCACCGAGTGGATCGGGCGATTAATTTCATGGCTAACCTTATTCATGGTATTAACTGTGATTTTGGTATTGGCGTTACGTAATTGGTTCGATTTAAGCGCTATCGCACTGCAAGAGTCTGTCAACTACATGCACGCAACAGTGTTTATGCTCGGCGCCGCTTTCGCACTCAAATACAACGATCATGTCCGTGTCGATGTTTTCTACCAGAATTTCTCGCCTCGTAAGAAAGCTATCGTCAATATGCTTGGCTTTTTATTGCTATTACTTCCTGTATGCCTCTTTATCTTTATTTACTGCAAAGACTATGTTTTATTCAGCTGGGCACTGAGGGAAGACTCTAACCAGCCCGGCGGCATACCTTTCATGTATATATTCAAAAGCCTATTGCTGGCGATGCCAGTGGCTTTAATAATCCAAGGTTTTTCAGACTTTTTGAAATGCCTGGCTTATCTATGTGGCTGGACAGAGACGCCACCGTTGCTGGAGTCATCCCAGCATGAGGAGGCAAATCATGCTTGA
- a CDS encoding serine hydrolase produces MWNKIIKATNALVVVLCLIGLANISLAEAREKGPKKAQMLQTELDPYFETLAKSNRFIGEAAIYQSGNELYHTTIEPDGEQSILTDKHYKYKVGSITKTYTATVILQLIEENRLSLDTKLSEYYPNVANAGAITVEQLLTHHSGIHNYTADADFLTYHEKPQSKTFLLDKIESFKPDFNPGEKAQYSNSNYLLLGYIIEDIEGKSYQDVLLERIIEPLGLDDTFVGEAIDPENEEAYSYQLAEKWNEIPEWDMSVAFSAGAIVSTPEELDRFISALFKGKLISDSSLKKMINIENGFGKGIFETKYEWDDKELQGYWHNGGIEGFISHLAYYPDEDLTIVVLSNGLNYDIRAIYNVMLDAYFEQDFDTPEFGKAVEVPVSELEKYTGKYESKTHPLDITVSLLGNKLYGQATGQGGFPLTPLGEGRFEFAKAGIEIRFDDNNNQFEIKQGGRADIFNKVEDTVEQESVEVPIETLKQYVGIYQSESFPLDLEVMIKDGYLHAQATGQPAFPLTAVSQYKFKFDMASIVIEFRPEQSELTITQRGMPRDMYKK; encoded by the coding sequence ATGTGGAATAAAATAATAAAAGCAACTAATGCACTAGTGGTGGTGCTCTGCCTCATAGGGCTGGCTAACATTTCTCTGGCGGAGGCCCGGGAAAAAGGACCCAAGAAAGCACAGATGCTGCAAACGGAGCTTGATCCTTATTTTGAAACACTTGCCAAGAGCAATCGGTTTATCGGGGAAGCTGCAATTTACCAATCCGGCAATGAGTTATACCATACAACTATAGAGCCGGATGGCGAACAGTCCATCCTTACGGACAAGCACTATAAATACAAAGTAGGTTCAATAACGAAAACCTACACCGCTACCGTTATATTACAGTTAATCGAGGAAAACCGACTTAGTCTGGATACCAAGCTGTCAGAATACTATCCTAACGTAGCAAATGCTGGGGCGATTACGGTTGAGCAATTATTAACTCATCACTCAGGCATACATAACTATACTGCTGATGCTGACTTCCTGACCTACCACGAGAAGCCACAAAGTAAGACGTTTCTATTAGATAAAATTGAAAGCTTTAAGCCTGACTTTAATCCAGGAGAAAAAGCTCAGTACAGTAATAGTAACTACTTGCTGTTGGGGTACATCATTGAAGATATTGAAGGTAAGTCATACCAAGATGTACTTCTTGAGCGGATCATTGAGCCGCTGGGATTGGATGACACTTTTGTTGGCGAGGCCATTGACCCCGAGAATGAAGAAGCATATTCCTACCAGCTGGCCGAGAAATGGAATGAAATTCCCGAGTGGGATATGTCTGTGGCATTTTCTGCCGGAGCCATTGTGTCTACTCCGGAGGAGCTTGACCGTTTTATTTCAGCGCTATTCAAAGGAAAATTAATATCTGATTCTAGTCTGAAGAAGATGATTAATATTGAAAATGGTTTCGGCAAGGGAATATTCGAAACTAAATACGAATGGGATGATAAAGAGCTGCAGGGCTATTGGCACAACGGTGGAATCGAAGGCTTTATTTCCCATCTTGCATACTATCCAGATGAGGATTTAACCATTGTGGTATTAAGTAATGGACTCAATTACGATATCCGGGCCATTTATAATGTCATGCTGGACGCGTACTTTGAACAAGACTTTGATACGCCGGAGTTTGGGAAAGCGGTCGAAGTACCGGTAAGCGAATTGGAGAAATATACTGGAAAGTATGAAAGCAAGACTCATCCACTGGATATCACTGTAAGTTTGTTAGGGAATAAATTGTATGGCCAGGCTACTGGACAGGGAGGCTTTCCTCTGACGCCTTTGGGGGAGGGAAGGTTCGAGTTTGCCAAAGCGGGAATTGAAATACGCTTTGACGACAATAATAACCAGTTCGAGATCAAGCAGGGCGGACGGGCAGATATTTTTAACAAGGTGGAAGATACTGTTGAGCAGGAAAGTGTTGAAGTTCCAATAGAAACCTTGAAACAGTATGTGGGCATCTATCAGTCTGAATCATTTCCTCTGGATCTGGAAGTTATGATCAAGGATGGTTATTTGCATGCTCAGGCAACAGGGCAGCCAGCATTCCCCCTGACAGCGGTAAGTCAATATAAGTTTAAGTTTGATATGGCCAGTATCGTGATTGAATTCAGGCCAGAGCAGTCAGAATTAACCATCACGCAACGCGGTATGCCAAGGGATATGTACAAAAAGTAA
- a CDS encoding TRAP transporter substrate-binding protein, producing the protein MKRRKFISALGAGAAVAGLSACSGGEKSPKTAPVEKWDGEVIKWTMITTWPKNFAGLGEGAEYLAKLINRLSGGRMDVTVYGSGELVPALQVFESVASGAAQIGHGASYYWKGKLPMTPFFAAVPFGLNAQEMNGWLLHGGGLELWRELYEPLGLIPEPCGNTGVQMAGWFNKEINSLEDIKGLKMRIPGLGGEVWRRAGGIPVLMPGSEVFTSLETGAIDAAEWVGPYNDLAFGLFKAAQYYYYPGWHEPGTTLEALINKKAYEELPKDLQEIVTMACRTANADLLADFTAKNNEALQTLVNKHGVKLRALPQDVLTTLEEISEGMLQEQTETELDERILKSFVEFKQQAKEWHRVSELSYYQARS; encoded by the coding sequence ATGAAAAGAAGAAAATTTATCAGCGCATTAGGCGCCGGGGCCGCTGTAGCCGGTTTAAGTGCTTGTTCGGGGGGAGAAAAAAGTCCGAAAACGGCTCCAGTGGAAAAGTGGGATGGGGAAGTTATCAAGTGGACCATGATTACAACCTGGCCAAAAAACTTTGCCGGGCTGGGCGAAGGGGCCGAATATCTGGCGAAATTGATCAATAGGCTCAGTGGCGGTCGGATGGACGTCACCGTTTACGGCTCGGGAGAATTGGTACCAGCACTTCAGGTTTTTGAGTCTGTTGCCAGTGGTGCTGCCCAGATTGGTCACGGTGCTTCCTATTATTGGAAAGGGAAATTGCCAATGACACCATTTTTTGCAGCAGTCCCATTCGGTCTGAACGCGCAGGAAATGAATGGCTGGTTATTACATGGTGGCGGACTGGAACTGTGGCGAGAGTTGTATGAACCATTAGGACTGATACCAGAACCCTGCGGAAACACAGGGGTACAAATGGCGGGTTGGTTTAATAAAGAAATTAACTCGCTGGAAGATATCAAAGGCTTAAAAATGCGTATACCCGGCCTTGGCGGCGAAGTTTGGCGCCGAGCTGGCGGAATTCCGGTATTGATGCCGGGAAGTGAAGTATTCACTTCTTTAGAAACTGGAGCAATTGATGCTGCGGAGTGGGTGGGGCCATACAACGACCTTGCTTTTGGGTTATTTAAAGCTGCGCAATATTACTACTATCCGGGATGGCATGAACCTGGCACAACTTTGGAGGCTTTAATCAATAAAAAAGCTTACGAAGAATTACCTAAAGACTTGCAGGAGATCGTCACTATGGCTTGTCGAACAGCAAATGCAGATTTGTTGGCGGATTTTACTGCGAAAAATAATGAAGCGTTACAAACCTTGGTTAATAAACATGGGGTTAAACTAAGAGCATTACCTCAGGATGTATTAACAACGTTAGAGGAAATTTCAGAAGGAATGCTCCAGGAGCAGACCGAAACTGAGCTTGATGAACGGATTCTCAAATCCTTTGTTGAGTTTAAGCAGCAGGCCAAAGAGTGGCATCGGGTATCAGAGTTAAGCTACTACCAGGCAAGAAGTTAG
- a CDS encoding TPR end-of-group domain-containing protein, translating into MIKKFVNILLVVFTTLYAAASIAAEQQQPEKQKPAVEKTSNYQPLIERYILDELKAVRQDQQALRADVEEKVAHARLDASDRAIRYTADTLNNMFIIITTAASILVLMGWRSMRDVKSKLNEVVETKINELTSEYEERLLELENKVKRRSQEIITAQEEISKANEVHSIWMRAGLESNMHQKIKLYDEILALNPEDIEALIYKADAAFELGENEWAFSLANRAIEQDEDYGLAYWQRACANAANGATQEAINDIKIAIEKAPKLVDELDREPAFRDLHKLEEFQELLPQN; encoded by the coding sequence ATGATCAAAAAATTCGTGAACATTCTGCTGGTAGTATTTACTACTCTTTATGCTGCAGCCTCGATAGCCGCGGAGCAGCAACAACCAGAAAAACAAAAACCTGCTGTTGAGAAAACCAGTAACTACCAACCCCTGATTGAACGTTACATTCTCGATGAACTGAAAGCGGTGCGCCAGGATCAGCAAGCGTTGAGAGCTGACGTTGAAGAGAAAGTGGCTCACGCTCGACTCGATGCTTCTGACCGTGCCATCCGCTATACGGCCGATACCCTAAATAACATGTTCATCATTATTACCACGGCAGCCTCTATTTTAGTCTTAATGGGCTGGCGTTCGATGCGCGATGTTAAAAGTAAACTGAACGAAGTGGTAGAAACTAAAATCAACGAGCTAACCAGCGAGTATGAAGAAAGGCTATTAGAGCTTGAGAATAAAGTAAAACGGCGTTCTCAGGAAATCATTACAGCGCAGGAAGAGATATCCAAGGCCAATGAAGTTCACTCAATCTGGATGCGAGCTGGCCTTGAAAGTAACATGCACCAGAAAATTAAACTGTACGATGAAATCCTGGCCCTTAATCCCGAGGATATTGAGGCACTTATTTATAAAGCTGATGCCGCCTTTGAGCTTGGTGAAAATGAGTGGGCATTCAGTCTAGCCAACCGCGCCATCGAGCAGGACGAAGATTATGGTCTGGCTTATTGGCAGCGAGCCTGTGCTAACGCTGCTAATGGTGCTACTCAGGAAGCTATAAATGATATTAAGATAGCCATTGAAAAAGCACCTAAACTGGTTGATGAACTGGATAGAGAGCCCGCCTTTAGAGATCTCCATAAACTTGAAGAGTTCCAGGAACTATTGCCACAAAATTAA
- the polA gene encoding DNA polymerase I has product MSKQQTPFILVDGSSYLFRAYHVPQLQRMTNSEGMMTGAVFGVINMLKSLIKEYDPSHMAVIFDAKGKTFRNDLYPEYKANRPPMPEDLRQQIKPIHEIVKAMGLPLLVIEGVEADDVIGTLAKQACAEGRETLISTGDKDMAQLVSQHVTLINTMDKNNPITDYDRVIEKFGVKPEQIIDYLALVGDKVDNIPGVNKCGPKTAVKWLNEYGSLEGVMENADKVGGKIGENLREALPQLPLSYELATIKLDCDLEYKPEDLTLNEPDLVELKELYGEMEFRRWLTEVLKEGGEEISEEEDQESAIDRSKYETILEQKDFDKWMEKLGKADLFAFDTETTSLNYMEAQLVGMSFALENGEAAYLPLAHSYMGAPKQLDRDEVLKTMKPLLESDEVKKVGQNLKYDMSVLARYDIKLGGVEYDTMLESYCLNSVASRHDMDSLALKHLNHANIKFEEIAGKGKNQLTFDQIELEKAAPYAAEDADITMKLHQKLWDELKKEEGPTQVFQHIEMPLVPILSKVERNGVLVDGKLLLDKSQQFEKRLKEIESEAFDLAGKEFNLGSPKQLQAILFEELELPVIKKTPKGQPSTAEEVLQELALDYPLPKMILEHRSLSKLKSTYTDKLPQMINPETKRVHTSYHQAIAATGRLSSTEPNLQNIPIRSAEGRSIRTAFIASEGCKIMAADYSQIELRIMAHLSQDKGLLKAFEEGLDVHAATAAEVFDVALEEVSDNQRRDAKAINFGLIYGMSAFGLAKQIGTDRNTAQDYINTYFARYPGVEAYMDNTREKAADKGYVETLYGRRLYLPEIHSKNGMRRKAAERTAINAPMQGSAADIIKLAMIEVDQWLQDQPGIKMIMQVHDELVFEVEEKYLDEAKEKVPELMAGVAELSVPLIAEVGVGDNWEEAH; this is encoded by the coding sequence ATGTCAAAACAGCAAACTCCTTTTATTCTCGTGGATGGTTCCTCGTATCTTTTCCGTGCTTATCACGTGCCGCAGTTACAGCGGATGACGAATTCTGAAGGGATGATGACTGGCGCCGTTTTTGGTGTGATTAATATGCTGAAAAGCCTGATTAAGGAGTATGACCCTAGTCACATGGCGGTGATTTTTGATGCTAAGGGTAAAACCTTCCGCAATGATCTGTATCCGGAATATAAAGCTAACCGTCCGCCAATGCCTGAAGACTTAAGACAGCAGATTAAACCCATCCATGAGATAGTGAAAGCCATGGGTTTGCCTCTTCTGGTCATAGAAGGAGTAGAGGCGGATGATGTCATCGGAACCCTGGCTAAGCAGGCTTGTGCCGAAGGGCGTGAAACGTTGATTTCAACGGGAGATAAAGATATGGCACAGCTGGTAAGCCAGCATGTGACCCTGATTAATACAATGGATAAAAATAACCCAATCACAGATTATGATCGGGTTATCGAAAAGTTTGGAGTAAAGCCAGAACAAATCATCGACTATTTAGCATTGGTCGGAGATAAAGTCGACAATATCCCCGGGGTCAATAAGTGTGGACCTAAAACAGCTGTTAAGTGGCTGAATGAGTATGGTTCGCTGGAAGGTGTGATGGAAAATGCGGATAAGGTTGGTGGAAAAATTGGCGAAAACTTGCGCGAAGCACTGCCTCAGCTTCCTTTGTCCTATGAGCTGGCCACCATCAAATTAGATTGCGATTTAGAATACAAGCCTGAAGACTTGACTTTAAATGAGCCAGACTTGGTTGAATTAAAAGAACTCTACGGAGAAATGGAGTTTCGTCGATGGTTGACTGAAGTGTTAAAAGAAGGCGGTGAAGAAATTAGCGAAGAAGAAGATCAGGAGTCCGCCATTGATCGAAGTAAGTACGAAACGATTTTAGAACAGAAGGACTTCGACAAATGGATGGAGAAACTAGGGAAAGCTGACTTGTTTGCTTTTGATACAGAAACCACTAGCTTGAATTACATGGAAGCACAGTTGGTTGGTATGTCCTTCGCATTGGAAAATGGTGAGGCGGCCTACCTGCCTTTAGCACACAGCTACATGGGTGCGCCAAAGCAGCTCGATCGCGACGAAGTGCTAAAAACAATGAAGCCATTACTGGAAAGCGATGAGGTCAAAAAGGTAGGACAGAATTTAAAATACGATATGAGTGTGTTAGCTCGATATGATATTAAGCTCGGTGGTGTTGAGTATGACACAATGCTGGAATCCTATTGCTTAAATTCTGTTGCCAGTCGCCACGATATGGATTCGCTGGCGCTGAAGCATTTGAACCATGCCAATATAAAGTTTGAAGAAATAGCGGGTAAGGGGAAGAATCAGTTAACATTTGATCAAATTGAGCTCGAAAAAGCTGCTCCTTACGCGGCAGAGGATGCCGACATCACCATGAAGCTACACCAGAAGCTGTGGGATGAATTAAAAAAAGAAGAAGGCCCGACACAGGTCTTTCAGCATATAGAAATGCCGCTAGTGCCAATCCTCTCCAAGGTTGAACGCAATGGCGTTTTAGTAGATGGCAAGCTACTCTTGGACAAGAGCCAGCAGTTTGAAAAGCGACTGAAGGAAATTGAATCAGAAGCGTTCGACCTGGCCGGGAAAGAGTTTAATTTAGGATCGCCTAAACAGTTACAGGCGATTTTATTTGAAGAGCTGGAGCTACCGGTAATCAAGAAAACACCAAAGGGGCAACCATCGACTGCCGAGGAAGTGTTGCAGGAGCTGGCTCTTGATTACCCCTTGCCAAAAATGATTTTGGAGCACCGTAGTTTAAGTAAGCTAAAGTCCACCTATACAGATAAGTTGCCACAGATGATCAACCCGGAAACAAAGCGGGTGCATACATCGTATCATCAGGCTATCGCAGCAACGGGTCGTTTATCATCAACAGAGCCGAACTTGCAGAATATTCCAATTCGTTCAGCTGAGGGTAGAAGCATTAGAACTGCGTTCATTGCGTCCGAGGGTTGTAAAATTATGGCTGCGGATTATTCGCAGATTGAGTTACGAATTATGGCGCACCTGTCACAGGACAAAGGGCTTTTAAAGGCGTTTGAAGAGGGGTTGGATGTGCATGCAGCTACCGCCGCTGAAGTCTTTGATGTGGCCTTGGAAGAGGTGTCAGATAATCAGCGTCGAGATGCGAAGGCAATTAACTTTGGATTGATTTACGGCATGTCAGCATTTGGTCTGGCCAAACAGATTGGCACAGATAGAAACACGGCGCAGGACTATATCAACACCTATTTTGCTCGTTACCCGGGAGTGGAAGCCTATATGGATAACACTCGGGAAAAAGCAGCGGATAAAGGGTACGTAGAAACGCTGTACGGTCGTCGCCTGTACCTACCAGAAATTCACTCGAAAAATGGCATGCGTCGTAAGGCTGCTGAACGGACTGCGATTAATGCTCCGATGCAGGGCAGTGCTGCAGATATCATTAAATTGGCGATGATTGAAGTCGACCAGTGGCTGCAGGACCAGCCTGGAATCAAAATGATCATGCAGGTGCACGATGAACTGGTGTTTGAAGTAGAAGAAAAGTATTTGGATGAGGCCAAGGAAAAGGTTCCAGAGCTCATGGCAGGCGTAGCGGAACTATCAGTTCCATTAATCGCAGAAGTCGGTGTGGGAGATAACTGGGAAGAAGCGCATTAA
- the yihA gene encoding ribosome biogenesis GTP-binding protein YihA/YsxC: MHYQQAKYLLGAAKLDQLPSDEGIEVAFAGRSNAGKSSALNALTRQKSLARTSKTPGRTQLINVFTLTDDARLVDLPGYGYAKVSESTKKIWQEELSRYLQERRCLRGLVLLMDIRHFLKDTDQQILAWAHDVGLPVHCLLSKSDKLKQGAKSKALLQCKKQLNAIHPEATVQAFSATKKHGLDQLFAKLDAWYANPEIRTEPED, encoded by the coding sequence ATGCATTATCAACAGGCCAAATACCTGCTCGGAGCGGCCAAACTCGACCAGCTACCCTCTGATGAAGGCATCGAAGTCGCGTTCGCAGGGCGCTCTAATGCCGGTAAATCGAGTGCACTGAATGCTCTCACACGACAAAAAAGTCTGGCTCGAACCAGCAAAACCCCTGGCCGCACCCAGCTCATTAATGTCTTTACCCTGACCGATGATGCCAGGCTTGTTGATCTGCCAGGATATGGTTACGCCAAGGTCTCGGAGTCGACTAAAAAAATATGGCAGGAAGAGCTTTCTCGTTACCTCCAGGAACGCCGCTGTTTACGCGGGCTTGTTCTATTGATGGATATTCGACATTTCCTCAAGGATACTGATCAGCAGATCCTGGCCTGGGCGCACGATGTTGGCCTGCCAGTTCATTGCCTTCTCAGTAAATCTGACAAGCTGAAGCAGGGAGCTAAATCAAAGGCATTGCTACAATGCAAAAAGCAGCTTAATGCTATTCACCCAGAGGCGACCGTCCAGGCATTTTCAGCCACAAAAAAACATGGCCTTGATCAGCTTTTCGCAAAACTTGATGCATGGTACGCTAACCCAGAGATACGCACCGAGCCAGAGGACTAA